A single window of Paenibacillus sp. SYP-B4298 DNA harbors:
- a CDS encoding response regulator translates to MYTVLIVDDEIHAVRAIEEAVDWKKLKMGHVYTAYNIRQAKEVLMRESIDLMLCDIEMPQGSGLELLAWVREEHPRVESVFLTCHADFDYARQAIQLGSLDYILKPIPYLELEQVISRACDKISKESQLQQFSRYGQYWFKHQPLLTERFWLEIMNQTIPAREEAIRQAAEERHLPYMEQALHLPVLIAVQRWGKKWSARDEKIMEGALRNAAQETILHHGEYGHLVQWEKDRLVALLPIEEQREAEAVQQLQEACSRFIMACNAYFYCELSCYIGSAVPASQLSSMLERLQRLDRDNVALVNRVLMPGGSHPAQPAMNHPDLGLWAVLLKEGARDKLLQAISLHLQEWVLGGVLDARQLHTFHQDLLQMMYYVLQLKGIQAHHLFADEESIELSQRAARSVTDLEEWVQHAVTKAMNYARTVEETQTVVDRVIAYIQANREKELTREELASYVYLNPDHLTRLFKKKTGLSISEYLLRERLGVAKSLLIGTDMAVSAIAAQVGYANFSHFSKMFKKHVGVNPQEFRQSNAHRR, encoded by the coding sequence ATGTATACGGTACTGATCGTAGATGATGAGATTCATGCGGTACGCGCGATCGAGGAAGCAGTAGACTGGAAGAAGCTGAAGATGGGTCATGTATATACAGCCTACAATATTCGGCAGGCCAAGGAAGTGCTCATGCGTGAGAGCATTGATCTGATGCTGTGCGACATCGAGATGCCGCAGGGAAGCGGACTGGAGCTGCTGGCCTGGGTGCGGGAGGAGCATCCACGGGTAGAGTCGGTCTTTCTGACATGCCATGCCGATTTTGACTATGCGAGGCAAGCGATACAGCTCGGCAGCCTGGATTATATCCTGAAGCCCATCCCCTATCTGGAACTGGAGCAGGTCATCAGCCGGGCATGCGACAAGATCAGCAAGGAGAGCCAGCTTCAGCAGTTCAGCCGCTACGGGCAATATTGGTTCAAGCACCAGCCGCTGCTCACCGAACGGTTCTGGCTGGAGATTATGAACCAGACGATTCCGGCGCGTGAGGAAGCGATCCGCCAGGCTGCCGAGGAGCGTCATCTGCCGTATATGGAGCAGGCGCTTCATCTGCCTGTACTGATAGCGGTTCAGCGCTGGGGCAAAAAGTGGTCTGCGCGTGACGAGAAGATTATGGAGGGCGCACTTCGCAACGCAGCGCAGGAGACGATACTCCATCATGGCGAATATGGACATTTGGTTCAATGGGAGAAGGACCGGTTAGTTGCTCTGCTGCCCATAGAGGAGCAACGCGAGGCAGAAGCGGTGCAGCAGCTTCAGGAAGCGTGCTCGCGGTTTATTATGGCCTGCAATGCCTATTTCTACTGTGAACTGAGCTGTTATATTGGCAGCGCCGTACCGGCTTCTCAGTTGTCCTCGATGCTGGAACGGCTGCAGCGTCTGGATCGGGACAATGTCGCGTTGGTTAATCGTGTGCTGATGCCTGGGGGCAGCCATCCTGCGCAGCCAGCCATGAATCATCCTGATCTTGGCCTATGGGCAGTGCTGCTAAAGGAGGGGGCGCGTGACAAGCTCCTGCAGGCCATCTCGCTTCATCTGCAGGAATGGGTGCTGGGGGGTGTGTTGGATGCGCGGCAACTGCATACGTTTCACCAGGACTTGCTGCAAATGATGTACTATGTGCTGCAATTAAAGGGCATACAGGCGCACCATCTATTTGCAGATGAAGAATCGATCGAGCTGTCGCAGCGCGCGGCCCGTTCCGTGACGGATCTGGAGGAGTGGGTGCAGCATGCCGTGACGAAGGCAATGAATTATGCCAGAACCGTCGAGGAGACACAGACGGTGGTTGATCGTGTCATCGCCTATATTCAGGCGAACCGGGAGAAGGAGCTGACACGAGAGGAGCTGGCGAGCTATGTCTACTTGAATCCCGATCATCTGACTCGTCTGTTCAAGAAGAAGACGGGGCTTAGCATCTCAGAATATTTACTTCGGGAGCGGCTGGGCGTTGCCAAAAGCTTATTGATCGGAACAGACATGGCGGTCAGTGCGATTGCGGCGCAGGTGGGCTATGCCAACTTCTCGCACTTTTCCAAGATGTTCAAAAAGCATGTCGGCGTTAATCCTCAGGAATTCCGACAATCGAATGCCCACCGCCGCTAA
- a CDS encoding ABC transporter substrate-binding protein, whose amino-acid sequence MKRMTAVLSGIVALSMLLSACGGSGEVSKNNGQTAGGSNSKDEAPVELTVAYITFGNTPSDLQLVQDEISKIAMEKINATVKLLPISIGSWNQQMNLMLTSNEKLDLIVTGSGSTFGFGPQVTKGQLLPLDELLDQHGQGIKEAVGDDFIRAGSIGGKIYAVPSIRDLALNYGVLMRKDLADKHRIDVAAIQSMDDLEAMMKTIKENEPNIAPLSPGVAGRSIAEYMYSIDSLGDSFGVLLNNGADNLKVVNYFETPEYAQLLKRVRSWYEAGYILKDAATNKEGIADLLKGGRTAAYVANLKPGVEMQESRMTGMDIVKGDMTKSVAKTETVTSIMWAIPRNAQDAVRSMKFLNLMYSDKALINLFDWGIEGKHYVKTDQENVIRYPDGVDASNSGYNPNTGWLFGNQFLSYTFEGDNPDIWKETDEFNKSATKSLALGFTFDSAPVKTEIAALTNVMNQYRLGLETGTLDPDKTLPEFLSKLKSAGIDKVIAEKQKQLDEWAAKKDK is encoded by the coding sequence ATGAAAAGGATGACAGCGGTACTCAGCGGGATCGTGGCGCTCAGCATGTTGCTCAGTGCTTGCGGTGGCAGTGGGGAAGTCAGCAAGAACAACGGACAGACGGCGGGCGGCAGCAATAGCAAGGATGAGGCTCCTGTTGAACTGACGGTTGCGTACATTACATTTGGCAACACACCGAGCGACCTTCAATTGGTGCAGGATGAGATTAGCAAGATCGCGATGGAGAAGATCAATGCAACGGTCAAGCTGCTGCCGATCAGCATCGGTTCCTGGAACCAGCAGATGAATCTGATGCTGACGAGCAATGAGAAGCTGGATCTGATTGTGACCGGCTCCGGCTCGACCTTTGGCTTCGGACCGCAGGTTACGAAGGGGCAGCTACTGCCGCTGGATGAATTGCTTGACCAGCACGGTCAGGGCATTAAGGAAGCTGTTGGGGATGATTTCATCCGTGCGGGCTCAATCGGCGGCAAAATATATGCGGTGCCGAGCATTCGCGACCTCGCATTGAATTACGGCGTGCTGATGCGCAAGGATCTGGCAGACAAGCATCGCATCGATGTAGCTGCGATCCAGTCCATGGATGATCTGGAAGCGATGATGAAGACGATTAAAGAGAATGAGCCCAATATTGCCCCTCTTTCTCCGGGAGTTGCCGGCCGTTCAATCGCGGAATACATGTATTCCATCGATAGCCTGGGAGATAGCTTCGGCGTGCTGCTGAACAATGGCGCGGACAATCTGAAGGTCGTCAATTACTTCGAGACGCCGGAATACGCCCAGCTACTCAAGCGTGTGCGTAGCTGGTACGAGGCGGGCTATATCCTCAAGGATGCGGCCACGAACAAGGAAGGCATCGCTGATCTGTTGAAGGGGGGGCGGACGGCAGCTTATGTAGCGAATCTGAAGCCTGGGGTGGAGATGCAGGAATCGCGCATGACTGGCATGGATATTGTGAAGGGTGATATGACAAAGTCAGTTGCCAAGACAGAGACGGTAACGAGCATCATGTGGGCGATTCCACGCAATGCCCAGGATGCGGTTCGGTCGATGAAATTTCTTAATCTGATGTATTCGGACAAGGCACTGATTAATCTGTTCGACTGGGGAATTGAGGGCAAGCACTATGTGAAGACCGATCAAGAGAACGTCATCCGCTACCCGGACGGTGTGGACGCCAGTAATAGCGGCTATAATCCGAATACGGGATGGCTGTTCGGCAATCAGTTCCTCTCCTACACGTTCGAGGGGGATAACCCGGATATATGGAAGGAAACGGACGAGTTCAACAAGAGTGCGACGAAATCGCTGGCACTGGGCTTCACCTTCGACTCGGCGCCAGTGAAGACGGAGATTGCAGCCTTAACCAATGTGATGAACCAGTACAGGCTGGGACTGGAGACGGGGACGCTTGACCCGGACAAGACCTTGCCGGAATTCCTCTCCAAGCTGAAGTCGGCAGGCATCGACAAGGTGATTGCTGAGAAGCAGAAGCAGCTCGACGAATGGGCAGCCAAGAAGGACAAATAA
- a CDS encoding ABC transporter permease, producing MMLPGLLYLLLNNYLPMFGLIIAFKNINFAQGIFGSDWVGMANFEYLFKTSDAYIITRNTLLYNGAFIILNLVVAVAIAILLNEIRSKLMARLYQSIVLLPYLISMVIVSYLVFSMLSVETGFMNKTLLPMLGLGDISWYSESRFWPYILTLVNVWKGVGFLCVVYLAAIIGIDHEYYEAATLDGASKWQQIRSITLPLISPVITMMTLLAIGRIFYSDFGLFFQVPMDAGALHSTTNVIDTYVYRGLMQLGDIGMSSAAGLYQSVVGFMLVILSNYIVRTINKDNALF from the coding sequence ATGATGCTGCCAGGTCTGCTCTATCTGCTGCTGAATAATTACTTGCCGATGTTTGGGCTCATCATCGCCTTCAAGAACATTAACTTTGCCCAGGGCATCTTCGGCAGCGATTGGGTGGGAATGGCCAATTTCGAGTATCTATTCAAAACCTCGGATGCTTACATTATTACGCGCAATACATTGCTGTATAACGGAGCCTTCATTATTCTCAATCTGGTTGTGGCGGTCGCCATTGCCATCCTGCTGAATGAAATTCGCAGCAAGCTCATGGCACGCCTTTATCAGAGCATCGTACTGCTGCCCTATCTGATCTCTATGGTCATTGTCAGCTATCTCGTCTTCTCGATGCTTAGTGTAGAGACAGGCTTTATGAACAAAACGTTGTTGCCCATGCTGGGTCTGGGCGACATATCCTGGTACAGCGAGTCCCGGTTCTGGCCCTATATACTGACACTGGTTAATGTATGGAAGGGCGTCGGGTTTCTGTGCGTAGTCTATCTGGCGGCCATCATTGGAATCGACCACGAGTACTATGAGGCGGCCACATTGGATGGCGCGAGCAAATGGCAGCAGATTCGCTCGATAACGCTGCCCTTGATCTCTCCGGTCATTACGATGATGACGCTGCTGGCGATCGGGCGCATCTTCTATTCGGACTTTGGCCTGTTCTTTCAGGTTCCGATGGATGCCGGGGCGCTGCATAGCACGACCAATGTTATCGATACCTATGTGTATCGCGGACTGATGCAACTGGGGGACATCGGGATGTCCTCGGCTGCTGGACTGTATCAATCGGTCGTCGGGTTTATGCTGGTGATTCTGTCCAACTACATTGTCAGAACAATCAACAAGGATAACGCCTTGTTCTAA
- a CDS encoding carbohydrate ABC transporter permease has protein sequence MATTENKVWQIAGHLILSLISVLCLLPFVLLIISSFTDEQTILQNGYSFFPEKLSLTAYSYLWNQSAEIARAYGVTVFVTVAGTVASLAMTSMLAYPLSRRDIPLRNPLAFFVFFTLLFNGGLVPTYLIYTQYLDIKNTIWALIIPGLLMNGFNVLLMRTFFITSIPVPVLESAHIDGASEFKTFRSIVLPLSLPILATIGLLQTITYWNDWFNGLVYLTEPKLFSIQNILNRILTDIQFLSNGSLGSNASQGFAALPSSTVRMAIAVIGVLPILVAYPFFQKYFVKGITIGAVKG, from the coding sequence ATGGCTACTACTGAAAACAAAGTCTGGCAAATTGCCGGTCATCTCATTTTGTCGCTTATCTCGGTTCTATGCTTGCTCCCCTTCGTGCTGCTCATCATCTCCTCATTTACCGATGAACAGACGATCTTGCAGAACGGCTATTCCTTCTTCCCAGAAAAGCTGAGCCTGACTGCATACAGTTATCTGTGGAATCAGTCCGCGGAGATTGCTAGAGCGTATGGCGTGACCGTATTTGTGACGGTAGCGGGAACAGTTGCGAGTCTGGCGATGACCTCTATGCTGGCCTACCCCTTGTCTAGGCGCGATATTCCGCTGCGCAACCCGCTTGCGTTCTTCGTCTTTTTTACCCTGCTGTTCAATGGGGGGCTGGTGCCGACCTATCTGATCTATACGCAATATCTGGATATTAAAAATACGATCTGGGCGCTGATCATTCCCGGCTTGCTGATGAATGGGTTCAATGTGTTGCTGATGCGCACCTTCTTCATCACCTCCATCCCTGTCCCGGTACTGGAGTCGGCTCATATCGATGGCGCAAGTGAATTCAAGACCTTCCGCTCCATTGTGCTGCCGCTGTCGTTGCCTATTCTCGCGACGATCGGTCTGCTGCAGACCATCACCTACTGGAATGACTGGTTTAATGGGCTCGTGTACTTGACCGAACCGAAGCTGTTCAGCATTCAAAATATATTGAATCGCATTCTAACCGATATTCAATTCCTATCGAATGGGAGTCTGGGCTCCAATGCCAGCCAAGGGTTTGCGGCACTGCCCAGCTCGACGGTACGGATGGCTATCGCTGTAATCGGTGTCCTGCCGATTCTGGTAGCTTATCCGTTCTTTCAGAAGTACTTTGTCAAAGGTATAACGATCGGGGCGGTCAAGGGCTAG
- the bglX gene encoding beta-glucosidase BglX, translated as MNVMSGVWFTEVETGFGEIVLTFIVEEYAGQYRLGVYSSPSLYSFEAGGLCAEGNRLRASGWAEFFAAEMAVELEWEKNGLCGTIELPFVGILPFTGRSGRPTPSHESLDREVASLRSGKAVARTENEMRAAVEELLKQMTLTEKIGQMSQVGASSFAFGGDVDSESAEELVEQGRAGSILGAFDMSRVLELQRIAVERSRLGIPLLFNADIVHGHQTIFPVPLAWSCSWDMEAIRRACAIAAKEAAASGITFNHAPMVDVTRDPRWGRVLEGAGEDPFLGAAIAKAQVQGFQGDSLLDEHTMIACLKHFLGYGAAEGGRDYNTVDMSERTMREVYLPPFRSGIEAGAEAVMNAFNLIDHVPVAGSRRILKELLRDELGFDGVLISDYGAIDELVVHGYSASGEEAAEKAVKATLDIEMVTRLYATHLPGLIEQGRVDMSLIDDAVRRILTAKFKLGLMDDPYRYIRPQEALAHYMSAEHLEASRDLARRSIVLLRNEGALPLVGGQRLAVIGPFAASRDLLGPWQFSSYSSETVTLMEGLDAKRQEREGQGLLMPPLLYAEGCRVKEPIEGGIAYAVEQAAKADVIVLALGESSGMSGEAASRMDITLPEAQLELADAIVKLGKPVVLVLTNGRPLVLGKLAERSEAIIETWYLGSQAGHAIADVLYGDYNPTGKLTMSFPASVGQIPVYYNRYHTGRPLHDGNRKQKFISKYIDGPNEPLYPFGYGLSYTSFAYSDLVLSTERLARGATLTAEVTVTNTGVRAGEETVQLYIQDIHGSVVRPIRELKGFSKLWLEPGESRQAVFTVLEELLRYTGADSECRAEDGAFKLFVGGSSAETLEAAFMLYTDMSQ; from the coding sequence ATGAATGTGATGAGCGGGGTATGGTTTACTGAGGTTGAGACCGGATTTGGGGAGATCGTCTTGACCTTTATCGTTGAGGAATACGCCGGGCAATACAGGCTGGGCGTCTACTCCTCGCCATCCCTGTACAGCTTTGAGGCTGGTGGCCTATGTGCCGAGGGCAATCGGTTAAGGGCGAGCGGCTGGGCCGAGTTTTTTGCTGCTGAGATGGCGGTGGAGCTAGAGTGGGAAAAGAATGGGCTATGCGGAACGATCGAGCTGCCGTTTGTTGGCATCCTTCCATTCACTGGACGAAGCGGCCGCCCTACGCCAAGCCATGAATCACTGGATAGGGAGGTGGCGAGTCTGCGCAGCGGCAAGGCTGTGGCGCGCACTGAGAATGAGATGAGGGCGGCAGTAGAGGAGCTGCTGAAGCAGATGACGCTGACGGAGAAGATCGGGCAGATGAGCCAGGTGGGGGCATCGAGCTTCGCCTTCGGCGGCGATGTCGATTCGGAATCAGCAGAGGAACTCGTCGAGCAGGGCAGAGCCGGCTCGATCCTCGGTGCATTTGATATGAGCCGGGTGCTGGAGCTGCAACGAATTGCGGTGGAGCGGTCGCGGCTAGGCATTCCGCTGCTGTTCAATGCCGACATTGTCCACGGTCATCAGACGATCTTCCCGGTGCCGCTGGCCTGGTCCTGCAGTTGGGACATGGAGGCCATCCGCCGTGCCTGCGCGATCGCGGCCAAGGAGGCGGCAGCCAGCGGCATTACGTTCAATCATGCCCCGATGGTGGATGTTACGCGAGACCCGCGCTGGGGGCGGGTCTTGGAGGGAGCTGGGGAAGATCCCTTCCTCGGGGCTGCTATTGCCAAGGCGCAGGTGCAGGGCTTCCAGGGCGACAGTCTGCTAGATGAGCATACGATGATTGCCTGCCTCAAGCATTTTCTCGGGTATGGGGCGGCTGAGGGCGGCCGGGATTACAACACGGTCGATATGTCGGAGCGCACGATGCGGGAGGTGTATCTTCCTCCTTTCCGTTCAGGAATTGAGGCTGGAGCGGAAGCCGTAATGAATGCGTTTAATCTGATCGATCATGTTCCGGTAGCCGGCAGCCGCCGTATTCTGAAGGAGCTGCTGCGGGATGAATTAGGCTTTGACGGTGTGCTGATCTCCGACTACGGAGCGATCGATGAGCTGGTCGTTCATGGCTACTCCGCATCGGGGGAGGAGGCAGCGGAGAAGGCCGTCAAGGCGACGCTGGACATTGAGATGGTCACGCGGCTCTATGCTACGCATCTACCTGGGCTGATTGAGCAGGGAAGAGTGGATATGAGCCTGATTGATGATGCGGTACGCCGTATATTGACCGCCAAGTTCAAGCTGGGACTGATGGATGATCCGTATCGCTACATCCGTCCTCAAGAAGCGCTAGCACACTATATGAGCGCGGAGCATCTGGAGGCAAGCCGTGACCTCGCACGGCGTTCGATCGTCCTGCTGCGCAATGAGGGCGCCCTGCCGCTTGTCGGCGGCCAGCGGTTGGCCGTCATCGGGCCATTCGCGGCCAGCCGCGACCTCCTCGGCCCGTGGCAGTTCTCCAGCTACAGCAGCGAGACGGTGACGCTGATGGAGGGGCTGGACGCGAAGCGGCAGGAGCGGGAAGGGCAAGGGCTGCTGATGCCACCGCTGCTGTATGCCGAGGGCTGCAGGGTGAAGGAGCCCATCGAAGGGGGCATCGCCTATGCGGTAGAGCAGGCCGCGAAGGCAGATGTCATCGTGCTGGCGCTCGGCGAGAGCAGCGGCATGTCCGGCGAGGCGGCCTCGCGCATGGATATTACGCTGCCGGAGGCCCAACTGGAGCTTGCTGACGCGATCGTGAAGCTAGGCAAGCCGGTCGTACTGGTTCTGACGAACGGTCGACCGCTCGTGCTGGGGAAGCTTGCGGAGCGCTCAGAGGCGATTATCGAGACGTGGTATCTGGGCAGTCAGGCTGGCCATGCGATCGCTGATGTGCTGTACGGCGATTACAATCCGACAGGCAAGCTTACGATGAGCTTTCCTGCCTCCGTCGGCCAAATACCCGTCTATTACAATCGCTATCATACGGGTCGTCCGCTGCATGATGGCAATCGCAAACAGAAGTTCATCTCCAAATATATCGACGGACCGAACGAGCCATTGTATCCGTTCGGCTATGGACTGAGCTATACCAGCTTTGCGTATTCCGATCTGGTATTGAGCACGGAACGGCTGGCACGAGGCGCCACGTTAACGGCAGAGGTAACGGTAACGAATACTGGGGTTCGAGCCGGGGAGGAAACCGTCCAGCTTTACATTCAAGATATTCATGGCAGTGTCGTGCGTCCGATTCGAGAGTTGAAGGGGTTTAGCAAGCTGTGGCTGGAGCCGGGGGAGAGCCGGCAAGCGGTCTTCACCGTATTAGAGGAACTGCTGCGCTATACCGGAGCAGATAGTGAATGTCGTGCGGAGGATGGTGCATTCAAGCTGTTCGTGGGCGGAAGCTCGGCGGAGACATTGGAGGCGGCATTCATGCTCTACACAGATATGAGCCAATAA
- a CDS encoding glycosyl hydrolase has protein sequence MSERLRQVLDGSEDNYLLPFLWQRGESEEVIRTELARIYDSGIRAVCIESRPHPDMLGPGWWRDVDIIMEEARSRGMKVWVFDDDHFPTGHAAGRVKDAPASLRRRYLAEHHLDAIGPANGASFLLNTLLQPEETLIVAVAMTRGPSGCLGGGAVELTGHIEDGVLYWDVPPGLWRLCLVVDTPHGGNEARQDYINPLVGESTQLLIDAVYESYYKRYKADFGRAFAGFFSDEPGFYNDKEMYDFNSATGKVGVELPWRGDMLELLEREYGSPFKTLLPLLWLEGGEETAAVRYVYMNVVSSLYAEHFSGRIGRWCRERGVDYIGHVIEDNNAHARLGCGAGHFFRALWGQHMAGIDVVLHQLLPGFDETPHVWIAGETDSEFYHYGLAKLGSSLAHIDPKKQGRALCEVFGAYGWSEGLKLMKWITDHMLVRGINYFVPHAFSQKEFPDQDCPPHFYARGHNPQYRYYKLLNHYTNRVSHLLSGGRHVATVAVLYHAEAEWAGEAMPFQKPVRELLQAQLDCDVLPCDVLREAQLEQGRLEVAQESYECLVIPWCHRLPVAVAERIVELAEQGLPVLFVDALPKELLEVPGTGRGVESLRSRLSTSAEIVPLSELATRVRQRGMGDVEAADRVPYLRSYHYVHPDMEVYMFFNEHPYEELRTRMRLHAAGELAVYRPFENELHEAAVQRLDGGALELELALCPYESLIVVNGTQLDKLPLRAALPDRDGSVQIPLSGLWRISIADAGAYPVFTFYEQTEQLGNLNACGKLPDFSGTMRYELEFDWEDATVSGCALELGEVYETAEVWLNEVPLGAAICSPYRYAAAHALRVGRNKLVIDVTNTLVKQQKDFLSRFMQQEPGGLLGPVSICTAKAGGTDGSMHGY, from the coding sequence ATGAGCGAACGACTGAGGCAGGTGCTGGATGGGAGCGAGGATAATTACTTGCTCCCGTTTCTCTGGCAGCGCGGTGAGTCTGAGGAAGTGATCCGAACAGAGTTGGCGCGTATATACGACTCCGGTATTCGGGCGGTCTGCATCGAGTCCCGTCCGCACCCCGATATGCTGGGGCCCGGCTGGTGGCGCGATGTCGATATTATTATGGAGGAGGCACGCTCGCGCGGGATGAAGGTGTGGGTGTTCGATGATGACCACTTCCCGACAGGCCACGCTGCAGGGCGGGTGAAGGATGCTCCTGCCTCGCTGCGCCGCCGTTACCTTGCAGAGCACCATCTGGACGCCATCGGCCCGGCGAATGGCGCATCCTTCCTGCTGAACACACTGCTTCAGCCGGAGGAGACGCTCATCGTAGCGGTAGCGATGACCCGGGGGCCGAGCGGGTGTCTGGGAGGCGGGGCGGTGGAGCTGACCGGGCATATCGAAGACGGTGTGCTCTACTGGGATGTTCCTCCTGGCTTATGGCGGCTGTGTCTGGTTGTCGATACGCCGCATGGCGGCAATGAAGCGAGGCAGGACTACATTAATCCGCTCGTTGGCGAATCGACGCAGCTCTTGATTGATGCGGTATATGAAAGCTATTATAAACGGTATAAGGCTGATTTTGGCAGAGCCTTTGCCGGCTTTTTCTCAGATGAGCCGGGGTTTTACAATGATAAGGAAATGTACGATTTTAATTCCGCAACGGGCAAGGTGGGCGTGGAGCTGCCTTGGCGAGGCGATATGCTGGAGCTGCTGGAGCGGGAATACGGCTCTCCGTTCAAGACGCTGCTCCCGCTGCTCTGGCTGGAGGGCGGGGAAGAAACTGCTGCTGTTCGCTATGTGTATATGAATGTGGTCAGCTCGCTCTATGCCGAGCATTTCAGCGGGCGGATCGGCAGGTGGTGCCGCGAGCGCGGCGTGGACTACATTGGGCATGTTATCGAGGACAACAATGCCCATGCCCGGCTCGGCTGCGGGGCCGGTCATTTCTTCCGTGCGTTATGGGGGCAGCATATGGCGGGCATCGATGTTGTGCTGCACCAGTTGCTTCCCGGCTTTGATGAGACACCGCATGTCTGGATTGCGGGGGAGACGGACAGCGAGTTCTATCATTACGGCCTGGCAAAGCTCGGCTCCTCGCTGGCCCATATTGATCCCAAAAAGCAAGGGCGTGCGCTATGTGAGGTGTTTGGCGCCTACGGCTGGAGCGAGGGCTTGAAGCTGATGAAGTGGATTACGGATCATATGCTTGTGCGCGGCATTAATTATTTCGTCCCGCATGCCTTCTCGCAAAAGGAGTTCCCGGATCAGGATTGTCCGCCCCACTTCTACGCTCGCGGTCATAACCCGCAGTATCGCTATTACAAGCTGCTGAATCATTATACGAATCGAGTGAGCCATCTGCTCAGTGGGGGGCGGCATGTGGCGACAGTTGCTGTGCTGTATCATGCCGAGGCGGAGTGGGCGGGTGAGGCGATGCCGTTCCAGAAGCCGGTGAGAGAGCTGCTGCAGGCACAACTGGATTGTGATGTGCTCCCCTGCGATGTGCTGAGGGAGGCACAATTGGAGCAGGGGCGGCTGGAGGTTGCGCAGGAGAGCTATGAATGCCTGGTTATCCCGTGGTGCCATCGTCTTCCTGTTGCAGTGGCTGAACGTATCGTGGAATTGGCAGAGCAGGGGCTTCCGGTGCTGTTCGTCGATGCCCTGCCGAAGGAGCTGCTTGAGGTACCTGGCACCGGTAGAGGTGTTGAGTCACTGCGATCCAGACTGTCGACTTCGGCAGAGATTGTGCCGCTGTCGGAGCTGGCAACCAGGGTAAGGCAGCGTGGAATGGGCGATGTAGAAGCCGCTGACAGGGTGCCGTATCTGCGCAGCTACCACTATGTCCACCCGGATATGGAGGTGTATATGTTCTTTAACGAGCATCCCTATGAGGAGCTGCGCACCCGAATGCGGCTACATGCGGCTGGAGAGCTGGCTGTATATCGTCCGTTTGAGAATGAGTTGCATGAGGCCGCCGTGCAGCGACTGGACGGGGGCGCGCTAGAGCTGGAGCTGGCACTGTGTCCATACGAGTCGCTGATTGTAGTGAATGGAACACAGCTTGACAAGCTTCCACTGCGCGCTGCTCTGCCTGATCGTGACGGCTCGGTTCAGATTCCTCTATCCGGGCTGTGGCGTATCTCGATTGCGGATGCTGGGGCCTACCCGGTATTTACCTTCTACGAACAGACCGAGCAGCTTGGCAATCTGAACGCTTGCGGCAAGCTGCCTGACTTCTCTGGAACGATGCGCTATGAACTGGAATTCGACTGGGAGGATGCTACAGTGTCAGGCTGCGCGCTTGAGCTGGGTGAGGTGTACGAGACGGCGGAGGTATGGCTGAATGAGGTGCCGCTTGGAGCAGCCATCTGTTCGCCGTACCGCTATGCGGCTGCACATGCGCTTCGAGTCGGGCGGAATAAGCTTGTGATTGACGTTACCAACACGCTGGTTAAGCAGCAAAAGGATTTTCTGTCCCGATTCATGCAGCAGGAGCCGGGCGGATTGCTGGGGCCGGTGAGCATCTGTACCGCCAAGGCAGGCGGGACAGATGGAAGCATGCACGGCTATTAG